Proteins found in one Nitrosopumilus maritimus SCM1 genomic segment:
- a CDS encoding ThiF family adenylyltransferase: MANITFTIPSVLNHGGGEKKIEIPADSLQDVFTKISEQMGDDFKRRVLEGDGTPRSLINIYINGKNAKFSSGMETALKDGDEIYILPAVAGGSEELSPKELDKFSRQVMLEEIGYGGQLKLKNAKVCVVGTGGLGHPIISRLATMGVGNLRIIDRDVIELSNLHRQIMFDEDDVGQVKVEVAAKKLQKLNPDCKIEALAVSINDYTALEVVEGCDVVIDALDSVNARYALNKACVKYNIPFVTGAAVGTSGQAFTVLPKESACYFCMFPELNEDTMPTCSIEGVHPPILSIVGAIEVAEAVKIILGKKPNLSERILHIDLESLDFNSTRTFRADECPICGTGKLEVVQKEELILEELCGRNRGKRTYSITPTDTFELDVDAVTNIAKQKGFLVDNQGDLGLSMRTNDLSVSFMKKGSAVVVGPKDEDDAISLYNCLLGKEIKA, from the coding sequence ATGGCAAATATCACATTTACAATTCCATCTGTGTTAAATCACGGTGGAGGAGAAAAAAAGATAGAGATTCCAGCTGATTCCTTACAAGATGTATTTACAAAAATCTCTGAACAAATGGGTGATGATTTTAAGAGACGCGTGTTGGAAGGTGATGGAACTCCTCGTTCATTGATTAATATTTACATTAATGGTAAAAATGCTAAATTTTCTTCTGGAATGGAAACTGCTCTAAAAGATGGAGATGAAATCTATATTTTACCTGCAGTTGCTGGTGGCTCTGAAGAACTTTCTCCAAAAGAACTTGACAAATTTTCAAGACAAGTTATGCTTGAAGAGATTGGATATGGTGGACAATTAAAATTAAAAAATGCTAAAGTGTGTGTTGTTGGAACTGGAGGTTTAGGACATCCAATAATTTCTAGACTAGCTACAATGGGAGTTGGAAATTTACGAATTATTGATAGGGATGTAATTGAACTATCAAACTTACATAGACAAATAATGTTTGATGAAGACGATGTTGGTCAGGTTAAAGTAGAAGTAGCTGCAAAAAAATTACAGAAACTAAACCCTGATTGTAAAATTGAAGCTCTAGCTGTTTCAATAAATGATTATACTGCATTAGAAGTTGTTGAAGGATGTGATGTTGTAATTGATGCACTTGATAGTGTTAATGCTAGATATGCACTAAACAAAGCATGTGTAAAATACAATATTCCATTTGTTACTGGCGCTGCAGTTGGAACATCTGGACAAGCATTTACTGTATTGCCAAAAGAAAGCGCATGTTACTTTTGCATGTTTCCTGAATTAAACGAAGATACAATGCCAACATGTAGTATTGAAGGTGTTCACCCCCCTATACTTTCTATTGTTGGTGCAATTGAAGTTGCAGAAGCTGTAAAAATAATTCTTGGAAAAAAACCAAATCTATCTGAAAGAATTTTACATATTGATTTAGAAAGTCTTGATTTCAATAGTACTAGAACATTCAGAGCTGACGAATGTCCAATTTGTGGAACAGGGAAACTTGAAGTTGTACAAAAAGAAGAATTAATTTTAGAAGAATTGTGTGGAAGAAATAGAGGAAAGAGAACTTACTCTATTACTCCAACTGATACTTTTGAACTTGATGTTGATGCAGTTACTAACATTGCAAAACAAAAAGGATTTCTTGTAGATAACCAGGGTGACTTGGGGTTGTCAATGCGAACAAATGATTTGTCTGTAAGTTTTATGAAAAAGGGGTCTGCAGTAGTTGTTGGACCAAAAGATGAGGATGATGCAATTTCTTTGTATAATTGCCTCTTAGGTAAAGAGATCAAGGCATAA
- the thrC gene encoding threonine synthase, with translation MTRTSLQCRECKKEYETAFKYICDDCFGPLDVKYDFPTVTKDTFSNREHTYWRYFELLPIENKSNIVSIDAGLTPLTKAENLGKALDLNNLYIKNDSVNPTFSFKDRPAGVAISKAKEFGLSAVGCASTGNLASATAAHAAKGGFPCHVFAPSNIEMAKIAQALSYGANYVAVDGTYDDANRIAAQIGDSRGIGIVNINMRSHYVEGSKTLAYEVAEQLDWNVPDQLIVPVGSGAMLNAICKGFEELQQVSLLDDVSNMHMIAAQPHGCAPVVDAFKKNSKDVIPVENPDTVAKSLAIGDPGDGRYVLKRLEQYNGFAEECNNKEILDAILLLAKTEGIFTEPAGGVSVSVLQKMVEQGKIDKNDKVVCYVTGNGLKATESIMEVLEKPNVLKADISEVSAVVN, from the coding sequence TTGACTAGAACTTCGCTGCAATGTAGGGAATGTAAAAAGGAGTATGAAACTGCTTTCAAATACATCTGTGATGATTGTTTTGGACCTCTAGATGTGAAATATGATTTTCCAACAGTTACAAAAGATACTTTTTCTAATCGTGAACACACATACTGGAGATATTTTGAATTACTGCCAATTGAAAACAAATCTAACATCGTGTCAATTGATGCAGGACTAACTCCTCTAACAAAAGCTGAAAATCTAGGCAAAGCACTTGATCTTAACAATCTCTATATCAAAAATGACTCTGTAAATCCTACATTTTCATTTAAGGACAGACCTGCTGGAGTTGCAATCTCAAAAGCAAAAGAATTTGGATTATCTGCAGTTGGCTGTGCATCAACAGGTAATTTAGCATCTGCAACTGCAGCTCATGCTGCAAAAGGTGGATTCCCATGTCATGTATTTGCTCCAAGTAATATTGAGATGGCAAAGATTGCTCAAGCATTATCTTATGGCGCAAACTATGTTGCAGTTGATGGAACATATGATGACGCAAATAGAATTGCAGCTCAAATTGGTGACTCTAGAGGAATTGGAATTGTAAATATTAACATGCGTTCACATTATGTTGAAGGTTCAAAGACATTAGCTTATGAAGTTGCAGAGCAATTAGATTGGAATGTTCCTGATCAACTTATAGTTCCAGTTGGAAGCGGTGCAATGTTAAATGCTATATGTAAAGGATTTGAAGAACTACAACAAGTTTCATTACTTGATGATGTATCTAACATGCATATGATTGCAGCACAACCTCATGGTTGTGCTCCTGTTGTTGATGCATTTAAGAAAAATTCTAAAGATGTAATTCCAGTTGAGAATCCTGACACTGTTGCAAAAAGTCTTGCAATAGGAGATCCTGGTGATGGGCGATATGTTCTAAAAAGATTAGAACAATACAATGGATTTGCTGAAGAATGTAATAACAAAGAAATTCTTGATGCAATACTTTTACTAGCAAAGACTGAAGGAATATTTACAGAACCTGCAGGTGGAGTATCTGTTTCAGTATTACAGAAGATGGTAGAACAAGGAAAGATTGACAAAAATGATAAAGTTGTATGTTATGTTACTGGAAACGGACTCAAAGCAACTGAATCAATTATGGAAGTGTTAGAAAAACCAAATGTACTAAAGGCAGACATTTCAGAAGTATCGGCGGTAGTGAACTAA
- the hisI gene encoding phosphoribosyl-AMP cyclohydrolase produces MDKTIDDIDFEKSGGLVPVIVQDANTKEVLTLAYSNRESLELAKKTRKSWFYSRSRNKLWMKGEESGNTQEIKEILVDCDSDAIIYLVEPSGPACHTGERVCFHNELK; encoded by the coding sequence ATGGATAAAACAATTGATGATATCGATTTTGAAAAAAGTGGTGGCCTTGTACCTGTAATCGTACAAGATGCAAATACCAAAGAAGTTCTTACTCTTGCTTATTCTAATAGGGAATCATTAGAACTTGCAAAGAAAACACGAAAATCTTGGTTTTACAGTCGTTCTAGAAATAAACTTTGGATGAAAGGAGAAGAATCAGGTAACACACAAGAGATTAAAGAAATTCTTGTTGATTGTGATTCTGATGCAATAATTTACTTGGTAGAACCATCAGGACCTGCATGTCATACTGGTGAAAGAGTTTGTTTTCATAATGAATTAAAATAA
- the hisF gene encoding imidazole glycerol phosphate synthase subunit HisF: MLTKRIIPCLDVDNGRVVKGLNFESIKDAGDPVELAAKYSKDGADELVFLDITASQEKRKTIKELVSNVAKVIDIPFTVGGGVNSMDDARNILLSGADKVGVNTGAVKNPELLTELMTIFGKQCVVVAIDAKRNYSEDSTKTMFEENGKKFWFEVFIYGGKQETGLDAIQWAKKATELGAGEVLLTSIDKDGTKDGYDILLTKKIVDTVSVPVIASGGCGKPEDMSEIFVKSDVDAALAASIFHYENQSVNQVKKILRDKNISVRL, encoded by the coding sequence TTGTTAACTAAAAGAATTATTCCATGTTTGGATGTAGATAATGGCCGAGTTGTAAAGGGACTAAACTTTGAATCAATTAAAGACGCAGGCGATCCTGTAGAGCTTGCTGCCAAATATAGTAAAGATGGAGCAGATGAATTAGTGTTTTTAGATATTACTGCATCGCAAGAAAAAAGAAAAACAATCAAAGAATTAGTATCTAATGTTGCCAAAGTAATTGATATTCCATTTACTGTTGGTGGTGGAGTGAATAGTATGGATGATGCAAGAAATATTTTACTTAGTGGTGCAGACAAAGTTGGAGTAAACACTGGAGCTGTAAAAAATCCTGAATTGCTAACTGAACTCATGACTATATTTGGAAAACAGTGTGTTGTGGTAGCTATAGATGCAAAACGAAACTATTCTGAAGATTCTACTAAAACAATGTTTGAAGAAAATGGAAAAAAATTCTGGTTTGAAGTTTTCATTTATGGTGGAAAACAAGAAACCGGACTTGATGCAATTCAATGGGCAAAAAAAGCAACCGAACTTGGAGCTGGTGAAGTACTTCTAACTAGTATTGACAAAGATGGAACTAAGGATGGATATGATATTTTACTTACCAAAAAAATAGTTGATACTGTTTCTGTACCTGTTATTGCTTCAGGTGGTTGTGGCAAACCTGAAGATATGTCTGAAATCTTTGTAAAATCTGACGTTGATGCAGCTTTAGCAGCCTCAATCTTTCACTATGAAAACCAGTCTGTCAATCAAGTTAAAAAAATTCTTCGAGACAAAAACATCTCTGTACGATTATAA
- the hisA gene encoding 1-(5-phosphoribosyl)-5-[(5-phosphoribosylamino)methylideneamino]imidazole-4-carboxamide isomerase, with translation MKIIPAIDLMDGQVVRLYKGDPKQKTVYSDDPVSVAKKWQKAGADMLHIVDLDATIGTGSNLDLIEKISKELSIPVEVAGGLRNEEIIDRAISFSNRVVIGTMAFKDKEMLQRIAKKYDFSKIVISVDHIDGFIVTHGWQESTKTPLLDAINEFVSMGFTEFLLTNVSKDGTLEGPDLEYLEKACAVQNANVIASGGISNIDDVSDVQRKNAFAVILGKALYENKISIEEAKQLVN, from the coding sequence AGTAGTCAGACTATACAAAGGAGATCCTAAACAGAAAACTGTATACAGTGATGATCCTGTATCTGTTGCCAAAAAATGGCAAAAAGCAGGTGCGGATATGTTGCATATTGTTGATTTGGATGCTACTATTGGGACTGGCAGTAATTTGGATTTGATTGAAAAAATTTCTAAAGAACTATCAATTCCTGTTGAGGTAGCTGGCGGTTTACGTAATGAAGAAATTATTGATAGAGCAATTTCTTTTTCAAATAGAGTTGTAATTGGTACTATGGCATTCAAAGATAAAGAAATGTTACAACGAATTGCCAAAAAATATGATTTTTCAAAAATTGTAATTTCAGTTGATCATATAGATGGATTCATTGTTACTCATGGTTGGCAAGAGAGTACGAAGACTCCTTTGCTAGATGCAATAAATGAATTTGTGAGTATGGGATTTACTGAATTCTTACTCACAAATGTAAGTAAAGATGGAACATTGGAAGGACCAGACTTGGAATATTTAGAAAAAGCATGTGCTGTACAAAATGCAAATGTTATTGCAAGTGGTGGAATTTCAAATATTGATGATGTGTCTGATGTACAAAGAAAAAATGCATTTGCTGTAATTCTAGGAAAAGCATTGTATGAAAATAAAATTTCCATTGAGGAGGCAAAACAACTTGTTAACTAA